The following coding sequences are from one Cervus canadensis isolate Bull #8, Minnesota chromosome 4, ASM1932006v1, whole genome shotgun sequence window:
- the LOC122440853 gene encoding olfactory receptor 2T2 — MEMVLQNSTDFILLGLITHPTFPGFIFAVVFSIFLVAVTANMVMILLIHTDSHLHTPMYFLLSQLSIMDTVYICITVPKMLQDLLSKEKTISFLGCALQIFLYLTLIGGEFFLLGLMAYDRYVAVCNPLRYPLLMNRRICLFMVVGSWVGGSLDGFMLTPFTMSFPYCGSREINHFFCEIPAVLRLSCIDTSLYQTLMYACCVLMLLIPISIISVSYTRILLTVHRMNSAEGRRKAFATCSSHIMVVIIFYGAAFYTNVLPQSYHTPEKDKIVSAFYTILTPMLNPLIYSLRNKDVATALRRIQERRTYSQKVRAGDVSKK, encoded by the coding sequence ATGGAGATGGTTCTTCAAAATTCCACTGATTTCATCCTCTTGGGCCTCATCACACATCCCACATTCCCTGGATTTATCTTTGCAGTggttttctccatctttctggTGGCTGTAACAGCCAACATGGTCATGATTCTGCTCATTCATAcagactcccacctccacacGCCCATGTACTTCCTGCTTAGCCAACTGTCCATCATGGACACTGTCTACATCTGCATCACTGTCCCCAAGATGTTGCAAGACCTCTTGTCCAAGGAAAAGACCATCTCCTTCCTGGGCTGTGCACTTCAGATCTTCCTCTACCTGACCCTGATTGGAGGGGAATTCTTCTTGCTGGGCCTCATGGCCTATGACAGGTATGTGGCTGTGTGCAACCCTCTTCGATATCCTCTCCTCATGAACCGTAGGATTTGCTTGTTTATGGTGGTGGGTTCCTGGGTTGGTGGCTCCTTGGATGGGTTCATGCTGACTCCCTTTACCATGAGCTTCCCTTACTGTGGATCCCGAGAGATCAATCACTTTTTCTGTGAGATCCCAGCAGTACTGAGGCTGTCCTGTATTGACACATCACTCTACCAGACCCTGATGTATGCCTGCTGTGTGCTGATGCTGCTCATCCCTATATCCATCATCTCTGTTTCCTACACACGCATCCTGCTCACAGTGCATCGGATGAACTCTGCTGAGGGCCGGCGCAAAGCATTTGCTACCTGTTCATCCCATATTATGGTGGTGATCATTTTCTATGGGGCAGCCTTCTACACCAATGTGCTGCCCCAATCATATCACACACCAGAGAAAGACAAGATTGTATCCGCCTTTTACACCATCCTCACACCAATGCTCAACCCACTCATCTACAGCTTGAGAAATAAAGATGTGGCTACAGCTCTAAGGAGAATACAGGAGAGACGTACATACTCCCAGAAAGTCAGAGCAGGGGATGTGTCCAAGAAATAG